In Meleagris gallopavo isolate NT-WF06-2002-E0010 breed Aviagen turkey brand Nicholas breeding stock chromosome 5, Turkey_5.1, whole genome shotgun sequence, a single window of DNA contains:
- the KNL1 gene encoding kinetochore scaffold 1 isoform X2, whose translation MLYGALGGAMLYGAASRTAVWRGAQAWRLGLNCEAAAAAQPHGRCGAEGQRRRAAVSVPYFIGETLLAEMDKIYVDSNMENDNTEHIRGKRLSSILKAPRNPLDDLGNGNELTQDLNIEKRRKSSRRVSFADTINCRVFHRDVKNNAAERENEEDTENHVLLNQNEEPEAVPCEITGMNTLLHAPIQSLVQQTECHDVDNAIPRTDRPDTTLIFSDENEMDMTTSHTSVIARNLKNNNETDKTEKIDIVSFLAELNSANGKAEKSKDFHFSFAADRFCSSFEQKEDAATRKKINSNGFFMNSNEKALNPIEGPEKENIFFVPSQVSENMAQSSYAYSHEQLATCNVTKIFREQDDGMEMTKCQASDIQNMHSGLYEVPTEQLPSADVTQAFADDEMDMTTNHTAKMHFPFAIVSNQNLNFKKDFLSLEQDNYSVVKRTSHQKLIIMQDPQLCTSKKIINVEDTVDATALQAFKQETRTLSSIPGSVSSETVFRDDKTVVFSQCDDMEITGNYRDVVYNTSTKGMNSSCHKAFEKPVSRNSLLVERKHPVNTGSTRSLSLDDRTSLSHKNNARELSSGSDGQNERVIQDHSTASLNTGFNSCTNSVSTGSSRGRLQHRLANSLLVSLPGEKTAIFSGSDVDLTKNCVGKGYRRNTENESPPGMSNSIASKPLFPDSRSVSSNSREQEKMKITKCQAVVSGDQSIGITTEAKQMHCKIIPTKNQNNNFSDAACPLDRDKENLEAVGFDVSIRRSQAIEMSADGVEVVTVNRMLGKTDFQASNWTSCAKSMYSFQEQKREVSENIITDKCAFTYLQNEKVYVSQPLGNKLLNSSVSCTNDKRDMFSDNENMDITKAHSLVVTPINIEQENENTHVQNNIKAKQLQNQTFQFSDNSGIDHTSQAAAIECGHVKVSSKKQTVAHLAPSGFFVSSNELARSRNRRDARPGKILGIISDCQNADRHEKTHPMVVVNNVSSTAEDLERNVLISKTVSSEGGFNNPQSGDDLRLRGAEERSLASNSKELKGSSQLPSFLEKSVVFPSGENMDLTENLAVVAPDQNICTLFPGRKAAPGHIEDKSKISLKKEVMMMNNQKQPECDMYSGVSDKKMLTVTGIKHLLSADEKTTIFSEGANMDITGNHTASADNKTILQPEILNDDISFISEDKTSVFTKNNDMEISRLDSVAADNSMEKAVSQGMLSRTNGARRKSLKGTIGEKTVLFSMSENNDMSITEGLTAAINHEIISQNEVGLPSPSSAHPVRTVTFTSNQADIDTKSCSANKITVKVSCDDALISDKIVGQDVPSNREDTTFAMDDMEITKAHNVSLKENFLQGRQPNQSVPLTSSVMFTSDQADMEMTEYHPIDGRFEKDLCEDRLNLPTQVVQEALSGSKTVIFPLAENMDITKTHDVLSGKIGVWNGRSISAISAVPADKTIVFCHNQDDMEITSSHTIAVNNNTEGFENQEASLKSTQQPDLHSASSSSCRDEIDSLQIKDLNGRDHKISNTKPLIPSASSPSASPIEKGPIKVHSGTIPDSTYSVSIPKDALDVQALQDLGLSTENSIPINSEQDLLHPGAMKSRRVSLKLPGNVPLDCSEESEVVISHVFLPAQHSDSLKEPPDALSTQRNQVLKDDSCKHEDLATGLAMDGAGIVSVSKKESEENVPSAEGETTEFQINSGQTGSLNPVDLAPKLSGILNICSKLENIRRKSVVVSETVLSDHLAKLPTQPEDTLRLGRNSINEQRLCYAKEQENAYLESGTASIDANVGMALKDKYKRRNVPLGIFQPKLPNRRNPSVSSVQDINVKSSGKAESPVPEVNPNTVKAPGYDKSSRQNFSPSQFIAEEFLPVCPEEMDSNDSVSSEFVEEACNNSNKREVSHNEKIQVEETKSCNNAKRALKYVEEDLQSLKKLKMDETVVGGTSQDLQVTYGPVPESHTEVAESEDSPNISAKNSDCTQANSSSSLDSVKADTELTIQRSSQMESQLLTDSICEDNLWEKFQSGGITVGEFFTLLQVHVPIQKPRQSHIPASCAVSAPPTPEDLILSQYVYRPKMRIYEEDCQVLSQMIDELKQYVSVQDQPLVNVNKSLWEVMRTCSDEELKSFGAELNKMKSYFIKESKILAHNEKEALYSKLLQSAQEQYEKLQSRIANMDELLKEAESCLADLEADSEWEECETDCSDDEMEGEDSESRKLEEELGSLKAQEEELQRELSDLETENEQILAQMKHLQEDEKSCQELLERCNFTEWEISEWSERQAVFNFLYDSIELTVVFGTPIDGDVFGENPSRKIVSLSFESLLDEEKAPLSSCLVQRLIFQFIESQGCWQEKCPMLQYLPQVLHDVSLVVSRCRILGEEIEFLKKWGGKYNLLKTDIIDTNVKLLFSTSTAFAKFELTLSLSSNYPSSSLPFTVEKKIGNIGHEEISAVLSKVPIGYHYLRRMVSLIHQNLLQDPR comes from the exons TGCCATGATGTGGACAATGCTATTCCGAGAACAGATAGGCCTGATACAACACTCATCTTctcagatgaaaatgaaatggataTGACAACTAGTCACACTTCAGTGATTGCACGTAACCTGAAAAACAACAACGAAACTgataaaactgagaaaatagaTATTGTATCATTTCTGGCTGAGTTAAACTCTGCCAAcggaaaggcagaaaaaagcaaagattttcatttttcctttgctgcagaCCGTTTTTGCTCATCTTTTGAACAGAAGGAAGATGctgctacaagaaagaaaataaattccaatGGATTTTTTATGAACTCAAATGAAAAAGCACTTAATCCTATTGAAGGACCtgaaaaagagaacattttttttgtcCCTTCACAAGTTTCAGAAAACATGGCACAATCATCATATGCATATTCCCATGAACAACTAGCCACCTGCaatgtaacaaaaatatttagagaGCAAGATGATGGAATGGAAATGACAAAATGCCAGGCATCTGATATTCAAAATATGCATTCTGGTCTTTATGAGGTTCCGACAGAGCAGTTACCATCTGCAGATGTTACTCAGGCGTTTGCAGATGATGAAATGGATATGACAACTAATCACActgcaaaaatgcattttccctttGCCATTGTAAGTAATCAAAATTTAAACTTCAAAAAGGATTTCTTGTCCTTGGAGCAAGACAACTACTCTGTTGTAAAGAGAACATCTCACCAGAAATTAATCATAATGCAAGACCCTCAACTTTGTACAAgcaaaaaaatcataaatgttGAAGACACAGTAGATGCTACAGCACTGCAGGCTTTTAAGCAGGAGACCAGAACACTGTCTTCTATCCCAGGATCTGTTTCTTCTGAGACTGTCTTCCGAGATGATAAAACCGTTGTTTTTTCTCAATGTGATGACATGGAAATTACTGGGAATTACAGAGATGTAGTCTATAACACAAGTACGAAAGGAATGAACAGTTCATGTCataaagcttttgaaaaacCAGTTAGCAGAAATTCGTTGCTAGTAGAAAGAAAACATCCAGTAAATACTGGCAGCACAAGAAGTCTTTCTTTAGATGATAGAACTTCTCTATCACATAAGAATAATGCACGTGAACTATCTTCAGGCTCAGATGGACAAAATGAAAGAGTAATCCAAGATCACAGTACTGCTTCACTGAACACTGGTTTCAATTCATGTACAAATTCAGTGTCCACTGGTTCTTCTAGGGGTAGGCTTCAGCACAGACTAGCAAACTCCCTACTTGTTTCACTACCAGGtgagaaaactgcaatatttTCAGGATCAGATGTGGACTTGACTAAAAATTGTGTTGGCAAGGGTTATAGAAGGAATACTGAAAATGAATCTCCTCCTGGAATGTCCAACTCTATTGCTAGCAAACCACTTTTTCCTGATAGTAGGTCTGTATCTTCCAATTCAAGGgagcaagaaaaaatgaaaataactaaaTGTCAGGCAGTTGTCAGTGGTGATCAAAGCATTGGGATAACCAcggaagcaaaacaaatgcattgtAAAATAATTCCAACTAAGAACCAGAACAATAATTTTAGTGATGCTGCATGTCCTTTGGATAGGGACAAGGAAAATCTTGAGGCAGTTGGTTTTGATGTGAGTATTAGAAGAAGTCAGGCTATAGAAATGAGTGCTGACGGTGTTGAGGTGGTAACAGTCAATAGGATGCTTGGGAAAACAGACTTTCAGGCTAGTAATTGGACTTCCTGTGCAAAGAGCATGTATTCATTCCAGGAGCAAAAGAGGGAGGTCTCTGAAAATATTATCACTGACAAATGTGCATTCACgtatttgcaaaatgaaaaagtttATGTATCTCAGCCTTTGGGAAATAAACTTCTAAATTCTTCAGTTTCCTGCACAAATGACAAAAGAGACATGTTTTCAGATAATGAAAACATGGACATAACCAAAGCTCATTCTTTGGTTGTTACTCCTATTAATATAgaacaagaaaatgagaatacTCACGTTCAAAATAATATAAAAGCCAAACAGCTGCAAAACCAGACCTTCCAGTTTTCTGATAATTCTGGCATAGATCATACAAGTCAGGCTGCAGCAATAGAATGTGGACATGTCAAAGTGAGctcaaagaaacaaactgttGCTCATTTAGCTCCAAGTGGTTTCTTTGTTTCCAGTAATGAGCTTGCTCGCTCTAGAAATAGAAGAGACGCACGACCTGGAAAAATATTGGGAATAATCTCAGATTGCCAAAACGCTGACAGGCATGAGAAAACACATCCTATGGTGGTAGTAAACAATGTATCATCAACTGCAGAAGATCTTGAGAGAAATGTTTTGATCAGTAAAACAGTTTCTTCAGAAGGGGGTTTTAATAATCCTCAATCAGGTGATGACCTACGCTTGAGAGGTGCTGAAGAGAGGTCACTAGCCAGTAATTCTAAAGAACTTAAGGGAAGTTCCCAGTTGCCTTCCTTTTTAGAAAAGTCAGTTGTATTTCCCTCTGGTGAAAACATGGACTTGACTGAAAACCTTGCAGTAGTGGCTCCTGATCAAAATATCTGTACTCTTTTCCCAGGAAGAAAGGCAGCACCAGGACATATTGaagataaaagtaaaatatcCTTAAAAAAAGAGGTAATGATGATGAACAATCAGAAGCAGCCTGAGTGTGATATGTACTCCGGGGTATCTGATAAGAAAATGTTAACTGTGACTGGTATaaagcatttgctttctgcagatGAGAAAACTACCATCTTTTCAGAAGGTGCTAATATGGACATCACTGGAAATCATACAGCTTCAGCAGACAACAAAACAATTTTGCAGCCTGAAATTTTAAACGATGACATATCCTTCATTTCTGAAgataaaacttctgtttttacaaaaaacaatgacatggaaataagtaggcTTGATTCTGTTGCAGCTGATAATTCTATGGAAAAGGCTGTATCTCAAGGGATGCTTAGCAGAACTAATGGAGCTAGAAGGAAAAGCTTGAAGGGAACAATAGGGGAAaagactgttttattttcaatgaGTGAGAATAATGACATGAGCATCACAGAGGGACTTACAGCAGCAATAAACCATGAAATCATCTCACAAAATGAGGTGGGGCTTCCTTCTCCATCTTCAGCTCATCCTGTTAGAACTGTTACATTCACAAGTAACCAGGCTGACATAGACACTAAGTCTTGCTCTGCCaataaaattactgtaaaaGTTTCATGTGATGATGCATTGATCTCGGATAAAATTGTTGGACAGGATGTTCCTTCAAACAGAGAAGATACTACGTTTGCTATGGATGATATGGAAATCACTAAAGCCCATAATgtatctttaaaagaaaattttctgcaAGGTAGGCAACCCAATCAATCTGTTCCTTTAACTTCCTCAGTTATGTTTACAAGTGATCAGGCTGACATGGAAATGACTGAGTATCACCCTATTGATGGAAGATTTGAAAAGGATTTATGTGAGGATAGATTAAATCTGCCCACACAGGTTGTACAGGAGGCTCTTTCAGGTAGcaaaacagtcatttttccTTTGGCTGAGAATATGGACATCACTAAGACTCATGATGTATTAAGTGGTAAGATCGGTGTATGGAATGGAAGGTCCATTTCAGCCATTTCTGCAGTTCCTGCTGATAAGACCATTGTGTTTTGCCACAACCAAGATGATATGGAAATAACTTCATCACATACTATTGCTGTTAATAACAATACTGAAGGATTTGAGAATCAAGAAGCGTCACTTAAAAGCACTCAACAACCAGACTTGCACAGTGCGTCATCATCCTCTTGCAGAGATGAAATAGATTCTCTGCAAATAAAAGACCTGAATGGCAGGGATCATAAAATATCTAATACTAAGCCCTTAATTCCTTCTGCTTCATCACCCTCAGCGTCGCCTATTGAGAAAGGACCTATCAAAGTCCACAGTGGCACAATACCAGATTCTACTTATTCTGTCTCAATTCCAAAAGATGCTTTGGATGTCCAGGCACTACAGGATCTTGGCCTTTCCACAGAAAATTCAATTCCTATAAACAGTGAGCAGGATCTTTTACATCCAGGAGCAATGAAATCAAGGAGAGTGTCTTTAAAGCTGCCAGGTAATGTCCCCTTGGACTGCAGTGAAGAAAGTGAAGTTGTAATATCccatgtttttcttcctgctcagCACTCAGATTCTTTGAAGGAACCTCCAGATGCACTTAGTACTCAGAGAAATCAAGTATTGAAAGATGATTCATGTAAACATGAAGATCTAGCTACAGGTTTAGCTATGGATGGAGCAGGCATTGTTTCAGTTTCTAAGAAGGAATCGGAGGAAAATGTGCCGTCAGCTGAAGGAGAGACAACAGAATTCCAAATAAACTCTGGACAGACTGGGTCTCTTAACCCAGTAGATCTTGCACCTAAATTATCaggtattttaaatatttgttcaaaacttgaaaatattaGAAGGAAATCTGTAGTTGTTTCTGAAACTGTTCTTTCTGACCACTTGGCGAAGTTACCAACTCAGCCAGAGGATACCTTGAGGTTAGGAAGAAATAGCATAAATGAACAAAGGTTATGTTATGCCAAAGAGCAGGAGAATGCATATCTTGAATCTGGAACTGCTTCCATAGATGCAAATGTAGGTATGGCCCTTAAGGAcaaatataaaagaagaaatgtccCTCTAGGTATCTTTCAGCCAAAACTACCAAACAGAAGAAATCCTTCTGTTTCTAGTGTGCAAGACATAAATGTAAAATcttcaggaaaagcagaatcACCAGTTCCAGAAGTAAATCCGAACACTGTTAAAGCTCCAGGTTATGACAAATCTAGTAGGCAGAACTTCAGCCCTTCTCAGTTTATagcagaagaatttcttcctgtttgCCCAGAAGAAATGGattcaaatgattctgtaaGCTCCGAATTTGTGGAAGAGGCTTgcaataacagcaacaaaagagaAGTCTCCCACAATGAAAAGATTCAAGTTGAAGAGACAAAAAGTTGCAACAATGCAAAAAGAGCTTTGAAATATGTTGAGGAGGATCTTCAAAGTCTAAAGAAGCTCAAGATGGATGAAACTGTGGTTGGTGGGACCTCCCAAGACTTGCAG GTTACTTATGGCCCTGTACCTGAAAGCCACACGGAAGTTGCTGAAAGTGAAGATTCTCCAAATATATCAGCTAAAAACTCTGACTGTACTcaagccaacagcagcagctctctaGATTCTGTTAAGGCTGACACAGAATTAACAA TTCAACGAAGCAGTCAAATGGAGTCGCAGCTTCTCACAGATAGCATTTGTGAAGATAATTTGTGGGAG AAATTTCAGAGTGGTGGCATCACAGTTGGGGAGTTTTTTACTCTTCTTCAAGTCCATGTTCCAATTCAGAAGCCCCGGCAGAGTCATATTCCAGCCAGC TGTGCTGTCAGTGCTCCACCTACTCCAGAAGACCTGATTCTCAGCCAATATGTTTATCGTCCCAAGATGCGTATTTATGAAGAAGATTGCCAGGTTCTTTCTCAGATGATAGATGA ATTAAAACAGTATGTAAGTGTCCAGGATCAACCACTGGTGAATGTGAATAAGAGTTTGTGGGAAGTAATGAGAACCTGCTCTGATGAAGAG CTGAAGAGCTTTGGAGCAGAactgaacaaaatgaaatcctATTTCATCAAGGAAAGTAAAATCCTGGCTCACAATGAGAAAGAGGCATTATACAGCAAATTGCTGCAGAGTGCACAG GAACAATATGAAAAGCTCCAATCAAGAATAGCAAACATGGATGAATTGCTTAAGGAGGCAGAAAGTTGTCTTGCAGATCTGGAAGCAG ATTCTGAATGGGAAGAATGTGAAACAGACTGCAGTGATGATGAAATGGAAGGAGAGGACTCAGAATCAAGAAAACTAGAAGAAG AATTGGGAAGCCTCAAAGCTCAAGAAGAAGAACTTCAAAG AGAGCTGTCAGATCTGGAGACTGAGAATGAGCAAATACTTGCTCAGATGAAGCACCTACAGGAAGATGAAAAGAGCTGCCAGGAACTCCTGGAGAGATGCaa CTTCACTGAGTGGGAGATTAGTGAATGGAGTGAGCGACAGGCagtctttaattttctttatgatTCTATTGAACTCACAGTTGTGTTTGGAACCCCAATAG aTGGTGATGTTTTTGGTGAAAATCCTTCCAGAAAAATAGTTAGCCTGAGCTTTGAATCTCTCTTGGATG AGGAAAAAGCTCCACTCTCCTCATGTTTAGTCCAAAGACTCATATTCCAGTTTATTGAAAGTCAGGGATGCTGGCAGGAAAAGTGTCCCATGCTGCAGTACTTGCCCCAG GTGCTTCACGATGTCTCTTTAGTGGTGAGTCGTTGCAGGATCTTAGGAGAGGAGAttgaatttctgaagaaatggGGTGGAAAATACAATCTTCTCAAGACAGATATCATTGACACAAA TGTGAAACTCCTCTTCTCCACTTCCACTGCTTTTGCGAAGTTTGAGTTGACACTGTCTTTATCATCCAACTACCCATCTTCTTCATTGCCTTtcactgttgaaaaaaaaattgggaatATTGG ACATGAGGAAATTTCTGCTGTTCTCTCTAAAGTACCTATTGGTTACCACTATCTCCGAAGAATGGTGAGCTTGATTCATCAAAATCTGCTCCAGGATCCCAGATGA